In Acidianus brierleyi, one genomic interval encodes:
- a CDS encoding dihydroorotase, translating into MIIKDVKIITNDGIIEADIKIEDNKITKVSKIIHEKGEDIIRGNGKLLLPGGIDNHVHIFKKYLKVPTSDTVRRSTIASAFGGTTTVIDFAFSDRSPKVEERIEQFKDSFVNYSFHIFASDITDNLINTLKSGFKSVKFMMIEYAGIKSSLSGLRRINDLLKKFNGYIMVHAEDEELIKSLSEGKKGDPKLHLLTRPEETELSAVLRARAIVDNGIIAHVSCGRTLDLIEGKLLGEVVLHHLLLSKKVYERSDSHLFVTSPPVRDPEELWKRINKIYMIATDHNWFDRAIKEEHKEFPDLVPGLPGVELRVPMIITEFMKRKLPLSLAVKLLSENPAKLNGLNKGKIAEGYDADLVIYNQEKKWKISVDNTHMADWTPYEGYEVIGKPETVIINGKIAIENEEIKDEFFTGKLVK; encoded by the coding sequence ATGATTATAAAAGATGTTAAGATAATTACAAACGATGGAATAATAGAAGCAGATATTAAAATTGAAGATAACAAAATTACTAAAGTTAGTAAAATTATTCACGAAAAAGGAGAAGATATAATTAGAGGTAACGGTAAATTACTCTTGCCTGGAGGAATCGATAATCATGTTCACATTTTTAAAAAGTATTTAAAGGTTCCTACGTCTGACACTGTTAGAAGAAGTACTATAGCTTCAGCCTTTGGTGGTACAACAACAGTGATAGATTTCGCTTTTTCAGATAGATCTCCAAAAGTTGAGGAAAGAATTGAACAGTTTAAAGATTCTTTCGTTAATTATTCTTTTCATATATTTGCGTCTGATATTACTGATAATTTAATTAATACATTAAAATCTGGATTTAAGTCAGTAAAATTTATGATGATAGAATATGCAGGAATTAAAAGTTCCTTAAGTGGATTGAGAAGAATAAATGACTTGTTGAAAAAGTTTAATGGATATATAATGGTTCACGCAGAAGACGAAGAGTTAATAAAATCGTTATCCGAAGGTAAAAAGGGAGATCCTAAACTTCACTTATTGACAAGACCAGAAGAGACAGAACTCTCAGCAGTCTTAAGAGCTAGAGCTATAGTAGATAATGGTATAATAGCCCACGTAAGTTGTGGTAGAACTTTAGATTTAATTGAAGGAAAACTTTTGGGAGAGGTAGTTCTTCATCACCTTTTATTAAGTAAGAAAGTTTATGAGAGAAGTGATTCGCATCTATTTGTTACATCACCTCCAGTTAGGGATCCAGAAGAATTGTGGAAAAGGATAAATAAAATATATATGATAGCTACTGATCATAACTGGTTTGATAGGGCTATAAAAGAAGAGCATAAGGAGTTTCCAGATCTCGTACCAGGTTTGCCAGGAGTAGAGTTAAGAGTTCCTATGATAATAACAGAATTTATGAAGAGAAAATTACCTTTAAGTCTTGCAGTGAAGTTATTAAGTGAAAACCCTGCAAAGCTTAATGGTCTAAATAAAGGTAAAATAGCTGAAGGTTATGATGCAGACTTGGTAATTTATAACCAAGAGAAGAAATGGAAAATATCTGTTGATAATACTCATATGGCTGATTGGACTCCATACGAAGGTTACGAAGTTATAGGAAAACCAGAAACTGTTATAATTAATGGTAAGATTGCAATAGAGAATGAGGAAATTAAAGATGAGTTCTTCACAGGTAAGCTAGTTAAGTAA